Below is a window of Thermoflexus sp. DNA.
GGATCTCCCAGATGTGAGGAGGAAGATGGCAGATATGGAATCCCAGACTCGCCTGATCTCCGATCAAGCCATGGCCCATGCGACCCAGGGGCCTCTCCTGACGGTGCGAGATCTATGCGTATGGTTTGAGTTGCGCCGCTGGGTCTTCAGCCGCGCCGGCTATGTGCGCGCGGTCGATGGGATCTCCTTCGATCTGTATCCGGGGGAGATCCTCGCGGTGGTCGGGGAGAGCGGATCAGGCAAATCCACCCTGATCCGAACCCTCCTGGGGCTGCATCGGCCGGTCCGGGGCACGGTGAGTTACCTGGGAAGGGATCTTCGCACGTTCACCTCTCAGGAGATGCGCTGGTATCGGAACACGCAGGTGGGCTATGTGCAGCAGGACCCTTACGGGGCCCTTCCCCCGTTCATGAGCATCCGCCAGATCCTGGAAGAGCCCCTGATCGTCGGGGGGGTTCGGGATCGGCGCCAGCGCCTGGAGCGCGTTTGCGAGGTCATGGAAGAGGTAAAGTTGACTCCGGTTGAGGATTTTCTTTTTAAGTTCCCGCATATGCTCAGCGGTGGGCAGCAACAGCGGGTGGTCATCGCCCGGGCGATCCTGATGCGCCCCCGTTTGCTCATTGCCGATGAGCCCGTCTCTATGCTGGATGCCTCTATCCGTGTGGAGATCCTGAAGCTGATTCAGGCGTTGCAGCAGCGTTATCACC
It encodes the following:
- a CDS encoding ABC transporter ATP-binding protein, translated to MESQTRLISDQAMAHATQGPLLTVRDLCVWFELRRWVFSRAGYVRAVDGISFDLYPGEILAVVGESGSGKSTLIRTLLGLHRPVRGTVSYLGRDLRTFTSQEMRWYRNTQVGYVQQDPYGALPPFMSIRQILEEPLIVGGVRDRRQRLERVCEVMEEVKLTPVEDFLFKFPHMLSGGQQQRVVIARAILMRPRLLIADEPVSMLDASIRVEILKLIQALQQRYHLSVIYVTHDLATASYFADRILVMYAGKVVEQAPIAELLAHPAHPYTAALLTALPDPDPENARLLKEIPPGEPPSLIAPPPGCRFHPRCPRILQGLCDREEPPDFEVGPQHHVACWLYRP